From one Planktothrix agardhii NIES-204 genomic stretch:
- a CDS encoding two-component response regulator: protein MIENQSEISKGNILIVDDNPENLRLLSIMLIRRGYEVRQALNGMIALRAIEIQRPDIVLLDIMMPQIDGYEVCKQIKNNPETADIPVIFLSALDEVQNKIKGFASGGADYITKPFQFDEVLVRVQNQLSLQFARQKIVKLNMELEQRVKERTQELEDVHAQLLKKALYDELTALPNRVLFIRHLELTIKQLQDCPNYLFAVLFLDCDRFKVINDSLGHSVGDQLLVAIAQRLQSIVSNIDILSRFGGDEFAILLRDLTEPEIAIQTAEKIIEVLAEPFSILSYPIYINASIGVAYSQPDYTQPEQILRDVDTAMYRAKSRGISYYQVFDSSMYKNARSFLQLDVDLRTAIKEKQLRVNYQPIVALKTGKIVGFEALVCWEHPQRGLISPNEFIPVAEETGLITEIGNLVLRQAGEQIYCWQQQFSEIPLTVSINLTPRQFTQNNLIAQLDEIVEQTHLNYNCLKLEIKESAIMNNVKGAQIILNQLRERKIQLSLDDFGTGYSSLSYLHSFPVDTLKIDRSFIQELDEDPQQFSLVPVIINIAQKMGMNVIAEGIETAQQLKKLRQLNCDFGQGYFFCAPLNPEQAFKLLLSPPQW from the coding sequence ATGATTGAAAACCAATCCGAGATTTCTAAAGGCAATATTTTGATTGTCGACGATAATCCTGAAAATTTGCGTCTACTATCTATAATGTTGATCCGCCGAGGCTATGAAGTGCGTCAGGCGTTGAATGGAATGATTGCCTTGAGAGCAATTGAAATTCAACGACCCGATATCGTTTTATTGGATATTATGATGCCTCAGATAGATGGCTATGAGGTATGTAAACAGATTAAAAATAATCCTGAAACCGCCGATATTCCAGTGATTTTTTTAAGTGCTTTAGACGAAGTTCAGAATAAAATTAAAGGCTTTGCATCTGGGGGGGCTGATTATATTACTAAACCGTTTCAATTTGATGAAGTTTTAGTCCGGGTTCAAAATCAATTGTCGTTACAATTTGCTCGACAAAAAATTGTAAAATTGAATATGGAATTGGAACAACGAGTTAAAGAACGTACCCAAGAACTGGAAGATGTTCATGCTCAATTACTGAAAAAAGCCCTTTATGATGAGTTGACTGCCCTTCCCAATCGAGTCTTATTTATTCGACATTTAGAATTGACTATTAAACAATTACAAGATTGTCCCAATTATCTCTTTGCGGTGTTGTTTTTGGATTGCGATCGGTTTAAAGTGATTAATGATTCTTTAGGACATTCCGTTGGGGATCAATTATTAGTTGCTATTGCCCAACGGTTACAATCTATCGTATCTAATATTGATATTTTATCTCGATTTGGGGGAGATGAATTTGCGATTTTATTAAGGGATTTAACTGAACCGGAAATTGCGATTCAAACGGCCGAGAAAATTATTGAAGTTTTGGCTGAACCGTTTTCTATTCTCTCCTATCCCATTTATATTAATGCCAGTATTGGAGTTGCTTATAGTCAACCGGACTATACCCAACCGGAACAAATTTTACGCGATGTGGATACGGCAATGTATCGGGCAAAATCCCGAGGCATTTCCTATTATCAAGTTTTTGATTCCAGTATGTATAAAAATGCCCGATCTTTTTTACAGCTTGATGTGGATTTACGCACGGCAATTAAAGAAAAACAACTCAGAGTGAATTATCAGCCTATTGTTGCATTAAAAACCGGAAAAATTGTGGGATTTGAAGCCTTAGTTTGTTGGGAACATCCCCAACGAGGTTTAATCTCTCCTAATGAGTTTATTCCTGTAGCCGAAGAAACGGGTTTAATTACAGAAATCGGCAATTTGGTTTTGCGACAAGCGGGAGAACAAATCTATTGTTGGCAACAACAATTTTCGGAAATTCCCTTAACTGTTAGTATTAATCTTACCCCTCGACAATTTACTCAAAATAATTTAATTGCTCAATTGGATGAAATTGTAGAGCAAACCCATCTCAATTATAATTGTTTAAAATTAGAAATTAAAGAAAGTGCAATTATGAATAATGTCAAAGGCGCACAGATTATATTAAATCAGTTACGAGAGCGAAAAATTCAACTCAGTTTAGATGATTTTGGTACGGGATATTCTTCTTTAAGTTATCTGCATTCATTTCCCGTTGATACCTTAAAAATTGACCGCTCTTTTATTCAGGAATTAGACGAAGATCCTCAACAATTTAGCCTAGTTCCCGTGATTATTAATATTGCTCAAAAAATGGGGATGAATGTGATTGCAGAAGGCATAGAAACCGCCCAACAATTAAAAAAATTAAGACAGTTAAATTGTGATTTTGGCCAGGGGTATTTCTTCTGCGCCCCACTCAACCCCGAACAAGCCTTTAAACTACTCCTATCACCGCCCCAATGGTAA
- a CDS encoding multi-sensor hybrid histidine kinase yields MSKIGEYLKVQYQYAPPFLSQSSGFLTQSDTNTMAQPLVTATALVMPPEWVKQLYHVAAQCSDHLLLQLINQIPSEYEATTQYLNHLVDNFHFDQVMEWAKQPEDSGKNIQ; encoded by the coding sequence TTGAGTAAAATAGGTGAATATTTAAAGGTGCAGTATCAATATGCGCCCCCATTTTTATCTCAATCATCGGGATTCCTTACCCAGTCTGATACTAATACTATGGCTCAACCTCTGGTTACTGCTACAGCCTTGGTGATGCCACCCGAATGGGTGAAACAACTCTATCACGTAGCGGCCCAGTGCAGCGATCACTTATTACTCCAGTTGATTAATCAAATTCCTTCTGAATATGAAGCAACGACTCAATATTTAAACCATTTAGTGGATAATTTCCACTTTGATCAAGTAATGGAATGGGCGAAACAACCTGAAGATTCTGGGAAAAACATACAATGA
- the folB gene encoding dihydroneopterin aldolase translates to MDSIHISGIRSYGYTGYLPEEQVLGQWFEADITLWLDLRPVGSSDAIADTLDYRQTIKTVENVIKTSKFALLERLATEIADTLLQQPLVEKVRVQLTKPAPPIPDFSGKIQIDITR, encoded by the coding sequence ATGGACTCAATCCACATTTCAGGGATTCGCAGCTACGGTTATACCGGATATTTACCCGAAGAACAGGTTTTGGGACAATGGTTTGAAGCCGATATCACCCTGTGGTTAGATCTCAGACCCGTGGGTAGTAGTGATGCGATCGCCGATACCCTCGACTATCGCCAGACGATCAAAACCGTTGAGAACGTGATTAAAACCAGCAAATTCGCCCTTTTGGAACGATTAGCCACGGAAATTGCCGACACCCTATTACAACAACCCTTAGTAGAAAAAGTCCGGGTACAGTTAACCAAACCCGCCCCCCCCATTCCCGATTTTAGTGGAAAAATCCAAATTGATATCACCCGTTAA